A region of Haliotis asinina isolate JCU_RB_2024 chromosome 7, JCU_Hal_asi_v2, whole genome shotgun sequence DNA encodes the following proteins:
- the LOC137291212 gene encoding uncharacterized protein KIAA1958-like, translated as MCDKEDDDIFLTQNTFIEKQIDKVSPDEGSNLDMLDDFKLRFGDPLTSYDLNEKLKLRIPKSTQYKNTWAMEVFQRWQEERRQRPVSENLGLWSVCLRENLLNMDAEKLNMALKYFVFEARKKDGAFYPSTTLYGLFASLASSLKLHGSSLDIFNDDEFEDRRRALDASMRERSAEGMGPSTVKHTEVITLAEEQQLWEKGVLGDDTPQKLLDTVLYLTGLHFALRGGTEHRSLRMGNNPQITGPHTDCHGRRYMEYTEDVSKTNKGGLNHRKLTAKKVRAYENLETPSHCYVRIVQKYMSYCAAQSLKNKDAFYFTPRKVPKGDDWFMETPVGHNKLQNTVGRICGQAGILGRKTNHSLRATAATRLYEANVDEQIICEQTGHRSDVVRVYKRTADAQKAAASDIVRAKKVKKDIKQTATGNKSPEHTGPTAKHLETSVNAEENRRNISLTINFN; from the exons ATGTGTGACAAAGAGGACGACGACATCTTCCTAACCCAAAATACATTTATAGAGAAGCAGATTGACAAGGTTTCACCTGACGAGGGTAGCAACTTGGATATGCTGGATGATTTCAAATTGCGTTTTGGGGACCCACTAACTTCCTATGATCTAAACGAAAAGCTGAAACTCCGCATTCCAAAAAGtacacaatacaaaaacaccTGGGCAATGGAGGTTTTTCAGAGGTGGCAAGAAGAGAGACGTCAGCGGCCCGTTTCTGAAAATCTTGGGTTATGGAGTGTCTGTTTGCGAGAGAATTTGCTAAATATGGACGCTGAGAAACTTAACATGGCGCTCAAGTACTTCGTGTTCGAGGCACGAAAGAAAGATGGCGCCTTCTATCCGTCAACAACACTTTACGGTTTGTTCGCCTCGTTAGCGTCTTCTTTAAAACTGCATGGGTCGTCGCTCGATATCTTCAATGATGATGAGTTTGAAGACCGCCGTAGAGCATTGGATGCTTCTATGAGGGAGAGATCAGCAGAAGGGATGGGACCTTCGACAGTAAAACATACAGAAGTAATAACGTTGGCGGAAGAACAACAGTTGTGGGAGAAAGGCGTGCTGGGAGATGACACCCCCCAAAAATTATTGGATACTGTGCTGTATTTAACGG GCTTACATTTTGCTCTTAGAGGAGGCACAGAACATCGGAGTTTGAGGATGGGTAACAATCCACAAATCACCGGACCGCACACAGACTGTCACGGCCGGAGATATATGGAATACACAGAGGATGTATCGAAAACCAACAAAGGCGGATTAAACCATAGAAAACTAACTGCAAAGAAGGTCCGTGCCTATGAAAACCTGGAAACCCCATCCCACTGCTATGTCAGAATTGTCCAGAAATACATGTCTTACTG TGCGGCACAGTCCCTCAAGAATAAAGATGCGTTCTATTTCACACCCCGGAAAGTCCCTAAGGGAGACGATTGGTTTATGGAAACCCCTGTTGGTCACAACAAACTTCAAAACACTGTTGGTAGGATTTGCGGTCAAGCTGGAATACTCGGACGTAAAACGAACCATTCCCTCCGAGCAACGGCTGCCACCCGGCTCTACGAGGCCAACGTAGATGAACAGATCATTTGCGAACAGACAG GTCATAGAAGTGATGTAGTAAGAGTATACAAGAGGACGGCAGATGCCCAGAAGGCAGCTGCGTCAGACATTGTACGTGCGAAAAAGGTGAAAAAGGATATCAAACAAACAGCTACCGGCAACAAGTCTCCCGAACATACTGGACCGACAGCTAAGCACCTGGAAACCTCTGTAAACGCGGAAGAGAACAGGAGGAACATTTCTctaactattaatttcaactaa